The segment GGCTGCTGAGGGTAATTCAGAGGCGTGCTGCTGATCACTGTTGTGTGGGTGGTGGTAGCTACCACAGCTGTAAGTAAAGACAAAGGAGCAACAAGTGAGGACATACATTTTGGAAATACACGCGAGCTTAAAAAGATCACTGGGGCTGACAGAATCAAAGTACCCCACACTGTCTGCTAAAATATGTAACTAGGTTGACCAGCATTTGAAAACGGGAAGTACAAAGTCTTACAATATTACAAAGAGAAGTTGAGGTTTCACACAGAGAGCTCATCTTGTTATTCGTAGGACTTATTTCAGATGACTTCCACATTAACTTAACCAATTATATTAcactttaagactttttaagaccataatgaattcAATTTAAGACCTATGTCAAGTAAAACATACGAAGGAATATCAGTCCCAGAATTAGCTTAGTAGAGAATAgcccccaaaacacaaaattatcTTGCAAAatacaggaagagacagatatccatagtctttcccacagccaCAATGAGTGCACTGCGATCAGTTCTGACCGgggtgtttgtagttttattacagcgttTTAATATCTGTAGCgatgagaaagaactacaatttaaaaaactatttatattaAGGCCTTAAATTCAAAGGATTGAATTTTAGAATCTTAAGACCCATATCAAGTCAACAAGACTTCCGACAAATTGACTGTCCTATTAATGTTAACGATCACTAAAATTATATcacacttttacagtttcatttgaatttattcTCTAAAATGTATACTCAACGTGTATACAGTGATCTGAGCTTTATCTGcaagaggaagtgtgtgtgtgaggtgcaAACTGTCCAAATTTCATCTGTACAGAacaacaaaatggaaaaaagagtgtgtttggatttcattttgatttgtaaGTTAATGTGAAACAGTCTCTCAGTTTGATAATCAATTCACAcggtttttctgttttgtaataTACCACCAGTCAGGGAAAGCATGTTACTGGAGTCATAAACATGCATATAAATTCACAACCAAaccagaagagagagagagagagagggggagtcAGTACGACCACTTCCTGTAAATGACGTGGGAAGTTTCCCCCGCTGCAGTTGTCATGGAAATTATGAGTCAAACGAGGTGGAGCTCTCACATTCCTAGATGTGATCCCAACATGCATCAGCCCGATTCAGGGAATCCACAAACTTGCTTGTGTAGCATGTGCCAGAGCGAAGTGTCCGCATGGCACAATGTGAACAAGCTGGCTGAAAGAGCAAACTGACAGGAAGTGCAAGAGTGTGTGTATCATTAACAGGAGTTTACATGATAGAGAgccaacacaaatacacacaacgtTCAAGTGCTTTCCTCCAGTGGGGGGGATTTTGAGAGGAGGGTCAGAGgggaaaaacaaatgatatCTAGTTGAataactgaagagaaaagattAAAAGCAGCTCTCTGGAAACTGACACAGAGCTCATAAAAAATGAGGCgtctctttattattatttctcacAAATCATCACACAAATGTAAAACTCCATGTGAGAATCTCACCCTTCATCGGGTTAAAATAAGGGATTTGAAACTTTTTGGTCTGGCTTGTGAATTAGTACTTGGACTCATATACGAGGAAATCTCTCTGTTTACGATACATCTATGTAAAAGTTCATGTGTGTCTTTCTTAATATGTCAAACTCTTCAGTATGAAAGAGATTTGAtggacagagacaaaaagaaaatatatgatcTGCCTCTGAGACGTAGATGAAAGTAAGAAAGAGGCTTTGTTACAAACCTCGAGGGAGTAATTTTAAGATTTTTCACAAGTCACACTTAATGAAGGGGTAGGTTGACTAGTTTGATTCTGACGTCTTGtctaaaaaattaaaaaaccttCTTGTGGGAACATGCAAGTTGCACAAAAGCAGGAGTGGTCACagccaacagcagcagtagTTAAACCATAATGTCTGTTCAGATAACAACCCACATGCATGAGAACAAGAGCACCAACCAAAACGCTGCGGCAGGAAGATaaaaacagagtgtgtgtgaagtttggtgcacTAATGAGtacagtgagttacagacagtgtGTGGGATTAACTCGATATACAGTAAACTACAGTGGCCATGTTCACTGCAATGAAGGAACATGTCGTTCCTAAATTATGTGATTAATcgcaattttcacattttccggagtttgtCTTCCATgtatgaagaatgcagcaggagattgtttgcGTTAGATgcatcacaacaacagaaaaatgtccgGAAATTCAGAGGAGGGGGCAGAGCCTGGTTACAGCATGagggaggcaggacatgacgtattaattccactgtggaagtcacacttttttgtttacagcacatcacaTGTCCATCCGGCGTTAGAAACGTCAACAACACagccactcgctcgctgtgagtgagtgagacattttcctgctgtattctcacatgggctctcTGTGACATTTTACTAGGGCACTGGCAGGTAAAAAAATTGCTggaaatgtccagagcaactgacctggacatttgcgttctcacatacagcttcttggaaaagttcaggaaaatgttgagtgcatgcctgaaagcagctacagaaAGGAATAACACCCTGGCTCTGACGACACAGATGCTGATGTATTTCTCATGGAATTTGTTAACTCTAAGAAAGATATGgataaaaacaatatgtttTAAAACCCTCTCATATCACAGCAGCAAAAAACCTTAAAGTTTGATCTAAATCCAAATCTAAAACTATTTATGATAActacacaaacatgaaataaggATCTTCACAGTCCTTGACTTGAGtgaaaaagatatttttttgaattgaattatgcTAGTGTCTCATATAGTTGTGATTTAAGGAACATTAGACCAGTTTGTTCTCTGCGAACCCAAAGTCGGTGTTGTTAGTAAGACCTAGTTACTGCAGTAATAAAAATCATGTGGTGGGTGGGCCAGCATACCTCAAATGAGTTCCCTCATGTTCCACTTTTAAAATGAGACAAATACTCCAACACACTGGAAACCAAGAGTCTGACTCCTTCTTTTAAATGgacgagagaaaaaaaatctgacactTCATGTAGGTTGAGAAGCTCTCAACACCCAGACAGCAACTCAAGAAATATGCTGCTTGTGTGCAAGAAACCAGCACGTGTGTAGCAACATGTCGCTGCTGCAGTAGCAGCACATGTCTAGAAGCTGTCAATGTATTTCTGTTGTATCTCTGCTGTGGGTTAGTATTAACTGCCTGTTAATGTCATCGTTTAAGTTTTGGCACATGTTTGTCACTGACTCTAGACAAATGGTCAATGCTCAGACAACTTTAACattcaaatgaaagtgaaagtggtCTCACACTTTGGACTAAAATCTTTTTAAATTGgtcatttaattcaaatatttacatttgagaagctgacaACCGTATTTTGGGGTATTTTGACTCACTGACAAActgtttcagtttaaaaattCCTTGATTTTGACAATAAACTGCTGACACTCGAATAATCCGATTATTGTAAGGTTTAGACATAGATCAGTGCTacaagaactacctaaaatcacAGAATTAATCTTTAAGAAATAATTATATGATCTTCTAGTTTtaagtttggttcatgtcccatccactgacatggaggaagcaggctttatgacctatactgcagctagccaccttttggcgatcaagacgctttggcttcacccTTGAGGAGCAACCATGTTGTCGATCATTATATAACGTCTATAATAGCATGCAAAATTATAACTTTCTTACATCCCTCTACATTATCTGTTTTGGTGTTTACAGTACGGCTTACAAATATCGACACTGCTAAGAAAATCCAAAGACAATTCGACACCAGTGCCTCACTGatacaaaaatgtttgtgtgtatgtataaaaaaaaaagaaacaaaaccgTTCTTGAAAATCTAACTTTTGGCCAAAGAACTAACAACAGTCAGGATGAATTGTTGGTGACAGGCTACTTACGTCGTGGCTTGCGGCAAATTTTGtacaggcagcagcagggacagacacagcagcagatgaggGTGAGCAACACGAGGACGAGGCTGACAATACCGATGATCATGTGGAACGGTGAAGTATAAGTCACAAGCGACGGGAcataactgaaaaagaaaaaaaatacagcaaaattAATCACAAAAACATTGAAGCTGCCATTTCTTTACAGCTACAGATTAGTAGAAAAGATGCTGAATAATGTCAATCCTACATCATGGATATAAGCTACACAATCTAGCACTCCCCACATCAGCTAtgcctgctgctgcacactagagaACAATCGTCCTGACACTTCAGCGTTCCTGACTATCGGCGTTGCTGATTTTGAGGCTGATCTGAGCAGAATATCTGGCCAAATGATCCTGAAGATTGAAGGGGTTGAGAGACATAATCTTAATATCATCTACTGAATCGGGGGCCTAACTGATTTcgaacatgtttgatatttaggaCTTGAAACCAGGGAGACTGATTTAGTTTGAAAGGAACAGCGACTGGGCGAGTGAGCTGAAACCCACAATAGCCAATAAAGCGAGCTGACTGTGAAGCGCCACCAACAGCTGTTGTGCTTACGTCCTTGTGTTTAGAAACCAAAACATGGCGGCCTAAGGCATAAATAAGGCTGTGCCAGGTGTAGTGTAGACAAGGATGACAAACTTGTGGAAATGTGGCAACAGTTTGAGGGCTTGTTTAATATGTCCTAATGTTCACGCAAgacattacacaaacaaacccaacTACCTGACGACACTGGCAGCCCggctgcatgtttgttttttacccaAGTCACTGGAATCGCTATACAGAAAAAATGTGTATAAACGCCAAGTGAGTGGTCCTGCGTCTCTCGACGGGATCCTCTAGCGTGTGCATTATCACAATTAAAAGATTACAAATCGGTTACATCTAACATTATGTTTGTGATTTCCAGTGATTTGAAAAATCACTGGAGATTTGAGATTCCTCTAGTGTGAAGCAGGCATTAGAAAGGTCGTGACTGCTGGAGCTACATTTAGCTGGTTCACCCCAACTTCATGCTGGTGGTCGTGCACAGGAAGAcactacttcctgttttataAGTGCAATAATCTTTGCATAATGGGTTGCAACAGCAACATCTCTATTATGATCACAcaggaacagagagagcacaCAAAGACAGTTCATCATCAAGgagagaataaaatacaataccAGTCTTCTTGTTTGCTCTCAGAAAGGTAACTGAAAGTATCTTGACAACAGTATCTGTTGTAGCAGGTACCACAGCAAAACCCACGGTAGCACGTTTTGTATGCGTGATAAACGTTGCTCAAATCTGTGTAGGAATCACACTCTGAGTCCCTGGCTGTAAcagaatagaagaaaaaaagagaaaggttAGCCTCCGTTACGTTACTGCCAAAAATACCGGGTCAGCGAATACACAAATATATGTACAGATCCAATACCACGTCAAAGTTTAAAAGTTTCTCCTTAATTAAAATGCAACTTTCTGTTCCCGGAAATCACCTCTTCTTCACTGCTCAAAAACAGCACCTGCACTGTACTTTCACCGGCAAGTACTGTTTTTCAAGCGGTGAAGAGGAACTGTTTAATACTAATAAAaggtcttttgttttcattaactGTGGCTGCACTTTAACAGCCATGCAAAGGAAGTAACTGTTGTGTATTCTTAGATGTATTTATCATTCAGTTGTGACTGccaaactagataataaaaaaagttcTATTCATGGCATTCATTCtcttgttgtatttgtttttacattagggtttaacctgagccaggccatacAACAATGATAGCGATCATCACTTCCATGCCGGGTTAGACAGGGTTAAAAGGATGTCATAAGGATGTGTACACATGTATTTGTGcgtctgttttaaaaaaaaattatttcttCACTATTCCCTGTCAAGTTGATGTTCCCCTTGTGACTAAACATTTGAAAGATTTTGTCTGTATATAATAAACTTCtgatcatacatttttttagcTTGTACTCCGTATCGACCAATACCAAAAGGATGGAACATCTCTTATATTTTGAATATGTTGCCCTGGACCCTGGGAAATAATAACAGGCATTAACTggtaaaacaaagaaattataATACAACGGCAACTACATCACTAAAACATATCACTTTTGGTGAAACTGTTTTAGAGACGTGTCAATTAAACGTTGTGGTTATTTTAGAGGATGTAGTCCTCGGTGCTGTTGACCCGTATCATGCTATACACGGACGTTTTCTTCCTGTATTCCCCTCACGATCAATACAGCTTCGATCCTTTGTTCACCCTGTTTACACTAAATTACAATTTCATTAAGCACAACAAGCTCAAACTTATAACAATGCTACCTTCATGAAGCTTGATTTTAGTTTGTGGTGCTGTAAAATATTACTTTAAATACTGAATATATCACAGCGTAACCCAATGAATcaacacctttttaaaaaatctaaataaaaatcaaacctTATACCTTTCATAAGGGCAGGGTTTGTTTCATGGCTGCTTCAGACTTTGTAggctctttgttttatttatgttaaacGCAGTGTTATCTTCACTCTTTTGTTTCtcattgtatttttgtttatcCTCTATTTAACTATTTTTACTTTATCGTTAAATGCTTCTTCTTTGTATTGTTGCTCTCACAGTGTGCCGTGATGTCTTCATGTTggatgtaaagcactttgaatccCCTTGTTGTTTCAATAAGGCCCAACAACTAAAGTTGCTGTACTAGTAACTgtaataattgattgattgaagtcTCAACACATCATCATTTCTACTTGAAGCGATCAGATCCCAGTGATGAAAAGGGGACAAGCCCATttgaaacagcagcaacactgaCAGCTAGCTAGTTGACTCGTTTAGGGTTAAACCGGTTTTCTTTGTTAACCCTCGGGTCTCAACACATGGAGCTGGGTTCGGTTGTTTATTAGTTGCCAAActaatgtaaaatatcaaaataccATTACAGCTACGTTAACTTTTCCCGGACAGCCCTGGAGCTAACGTCACTGACATCGCcctgattttaaataaggaGCGTTTGAACCCCGAGCgctaaaaaaaaccccacaaagcCCGAGTTCCCGAAGCAGCGTCGATGAAATGACGataatttacagttttaaatgtcCACAAATCGCACTTACCGAATACATTATGGGCCAGAAAGGCACAGAGGACGAGCACAACAACACCGCACAGGCCTGACGCCATGGCTTCTCCTCCAGATTCCCGGATCCGGGCGCCGAGGTGGGAGTCTCCGCGGAGAGCCGAGAGGAGGAGCTATGTTCCAATGAGCTGCTGATGCAAAAGATCGTCTATACGTAGAGGTGAGTCACTCCGACGGAGTCCCGCCCTCTTCCTGGAAGTCGCTtctctttttcttgtctttcttcttttaaaataaagaagagaacAAGAAAGTAAACATGGGGATGTATACAATAAGGAACAGGGGACATATAGACATACAAGCCAGGGGTGTTTGTACAATATACGTATAAATCATATAAATATCCTGTAGAAATTAAAGATACTCAAAGTAGTACAGCTTTTTCATTGGATGATTTGGAAATTAGGTTACATATTGTTCAAAGTCtttcagaaaaatgaaataaaacagggtCTTTTATTGCTATGTTTGCATTTATAGATTTGCGTATATAAAtttgatattattaaaaaatgaataaataaaacactttgtagTTTGAAAAGTGGTTcacctggctgtagttcaatgctttgtggggttattgaagtctgctactgGTGAGTGTTGATGGAACTTCaaatccatctttatttattatttacagtgttaatttatcattttcagattttcttcatttgtatttggagtTTTCTGTGGAATTTTGGTTGGGTTTAGGCAAAAGAAAACTACATGCCTTACTGTGAGAAAGCTTTTTGGATGACACATAAAAGACCTTGCAGGCTGATTTCATAAAAAGTAATAACACGTAAGgatctctttgtgtttgttttctgtttctattgTAGTCATGTCTCCTTGTATTTTGTGTAGTTGCTGGATGAGTCCCTTTTCCACACTTTATGTACGCATAAGTCACTAGTTTGTAGTTAAAAATTAGATTAAAAGTATTTGTTTAGtcaaagaaacataaaatatgtgagcacaagaataataaaaacttaaaCCCACATTTTAAGTCAGTGCTTTAGTAGAAGAACAGGCCTGAATGTAACAATGTGGCTGCCACTTTGAGATTCATATTGTGCTTTTTACTCCAAACTAATTTCCACATAGATAACCTGATGCCTACAGGCCCTTCAATGATTTAAGGCCTGAGAGCAGTTACTCAGTTTTCTCAGCAGATCATCCAACCTTGTCCCAAGGTGACATCTCTTTaaatttctgttttaatttacCTAATTTACCCGACCAACAGTCCAAAGCACAAAGATGTTAAAGTTGTACCCAATCACGACCAACATTTGCTTGATAGATGACTTTAAGTGTGTATATGAGCTCTTGCACATTCAAACAGCAGCTAGCGACTGATGGCTCCCTGAGCTGTGAAGTCACACATGTAAATTGTAATTCGAGCTTCTCTCCTCTGCGTTTTTGTAGCCGCCGCGCGTGCATGTGAGGTCAGGTGTTTGTTGTcagatgatagtgatgatgaagCTCACAGCTTGTTCCTCATTTTTTCGGTGAATGTTAAatagcacttttccagtcttatcgacaACACAATGCACTTTACAGGAGAAGTCACATTCACCTATTCACAAATATGCTCATACAGCACTTCACCTACCATGCTTATACTGTCGGCACAGTCATCAGTTGAATTTTAAGTTCAGTATATTGCCAAAGAGCACatcagaatgcagactggagtgGCCGAGGATCTAACCACTGACCTTTCGGTAACTGGACGACCCTCTGTACTTCCTGAGCTACAGCTGCCCACTGCTCAGTCAGTCTTGAGTGGAACCAAGTCTTTGCAATTGTTAGTTATGAAAAGAACTACTCACAGGTTACCTCAGAGATGGAAGCTTCAGTGCTCGTCTCCTCAGTGTGGAGACATCAACAGTAGCAGTGTATGATCTGACCAGACGgaggttgttttattttgtttggaGTTACTTGTTGTTTTGGAGCTCAGTGATATAGGTTGTCATGCAAATCAGCTAATTCCACCTAAGACAGCTTAAGAAACATGTTCAGACTTTTCATGTCCTGAATCCTCTCACCAGCTGCGAAGAGTATAGTTTTGCACAGTCACCCGTTTATTTGGATGTCATAGCAGGCTTTTTGTTCTTGCACAATTCGAAAATGATTCACAGTGTTGGTACACAATGCACAATTATTAGCAACTCTGAAGCGGCATCAAGGCAATCCACAAGTTCCCCCTCAtttcaaaaagcaaaacaagtcAACTAGCCTACATGAGATTTATAGGTTTCCCCTATAGTGTATGAAAGGATGCATGTATATAGTATGCTGGATTTATCTGTATCTGGATTGCTGTTAATTATCATTCAAAATTCTCCACCGACTGTCACACAAGTAAACCGTTTTCAGTCTGATTGAACTATTCTGGTGAATTTCAAAAAAATACAACCTGCCACAGGTCGTCCAGGTTACATAGAAGCCAATTGTGCAATTGCCTTAAGAGATCGGTAGGGGGCAGCAGAAGACAATGGCTTTCAATGCAAAGGCCGTAACTTGGAGGTGAAGTTCCAAACACACAAGACTCCATTAACAGATCCAGAGAGACTAGATCTGCGGCCGCGGGGGACGGCGTTCGTTTTGTGCATCGCGGGAAGCGTAAACACTTCACTtctgcgtccgtcacgcggcGCTGGACCACACCATCACGCATTACGGTCCAAGCCATCAAGAGTAGACCACACGGTGAAAATGTTATGTACATCGAATTtaagttgtaaaacgaggcttacctcctcttggcagtaggtggtgctatcactatctttacatacagactaatagatctgttcaggtcaaaaacactcttgtttctctttaGATCGTATAAATCTTTCACTTTTGCAACAGGCTAAGACATCCGAGGAATCAAGACATCAAATATTCCTTTGATGTCCTGACCACTGACACTTTAAAGACTTTAAAGCAACCTGACGACAAGGACTTATTTGCTTAATGAATCCTTTACTTGTTGTTTTATATGATGCATGGGTGGAGTTAAATAGTaagtcacaaacaagtgttattctttcagCTTTAACCGTTTGATACACAACATTGGTCAAAAGGGACCcagctcagtttttattttctatatctttgcagtgaatgaatttcatcattcagtatttcaggtattccccaattaacttgttttaatttttcctttgttactttttgaataaaaatattttttgtatcacTACCCTTCTAATGCCCAACATGAATtcgtattcatttcctgtgttatttcatgcatgagtACTTTGCTATatgtatgaaataaatgtatcttATCATTTAAAATTCTAAGTGTTCATTAAAGCCTGACGCGCCCATGAAGTTGGATTTGTTTTTGAGTATGTTCAGGCCGTCAGAAATGTGACTCATTTTGAAATAGtttctacaacacacacacacacacacacaaaacccccccaaaaagtaGCATTTATGGCAGGGCCGCTGTGTCAGACTCCATTAATTTAAGCAGTTTTTACTGGGCATAACTTATAAAACGGTAACTGTCTCTACTCTGTTAATGCATAGTGAGTTTAGCATCATAATGCGTGTAATTTGAACATCTTGGATATATTGTAGATGCATATAGGCTTAGTCTTAGGCTTAGATATATATAGAGTTTGATATCCACACACATTGTACTGTCTGTGATCAAGAACCAGCTCATGCAGCTTCAGTGACTCTGTTTCAACACCTGAGGTCTCACGTGCACAGGTAATACATATAGTGTTGGAGGATTGTGAACTGTAGTTTCTGTCAACTTATATTAAtcatggaggggggggggggggggtgctttaattattacaattattaataaagaatgTCTAAAAACCACGATTTACAACCTTCAGCAAAGAGTCAAACGATACATTTATTCCAATTATCACCCTGTTTCAAAAAAACAGGGAAGTCTGCAGCAGCTTGtactgttttaaaatataaagacgTTTTTCAAAGCGTTAACAATGAAAGCATGAagatttatattcattattataataatgaaaataacctgtatttatatagcacttcaAAAAAACTGAGTTAACcaagtgctttgacagcaaagcaagaaatgtaaatataagaCAAATAACAATCAGCAGGATGCAATGTGACAAGGAGGCCAGGCAACCACGTTTAGGTGGTCTGAAAGGAGTGGTGTccaatttaaatgaataaatatagagc is part of the Hippoglossus hippoglossus isolate fHipHip1 chromosome 5, fHipHip1.pri, whole genome shotgun sequence genome and harbors:
- the LOC117761631 gene encoding protein shisa-5-like, with translation MASGLCGVVVLVLCAFLAHNVFARDSECDSYTDLSNVYHAYKTCYRGFCCGTCYNRYCCQDTFSYLSESKQEDCYVPSLVTYTSPFHMIIGIVSLVLVLLTLICCCVCPCCCLYKICRKPRPVVATTTHTTVISSTPLNYPQQPTATPGHPQSFQGPQYQPYQPVPVQPGYGSQPMPQAYGAQPMPQAYGAQPMPPVPYQGQPFTPGPPPTYQEATGPTYPPNPMPYSQAAFSPSQPAYPPQPPAQPGPNAPLAHTDFLTQPAYNPEYIAPRTG